The stretch of DNA GGATGACTTGGATCGTATTTTAGCTTAAAATTAGAATCATCCCTTACAATCTTATCGATTACAACACTTGTCAATGCTGGATTGGCTTTTTCGTTTTTTAAACCCTCATCAAGAGGATCTTCATACCCCAAAAAATCATTTTCTTTGGCGATTTTTTCATTAAGAAGCTTGTCAAAATTGATCGCTTTAAAGATCACTTCCTTCCTGCGATAGGGGCCCCCTTCGTCTGTTCGTGTTGTGTTGGCATTGGCAATATTGGATGAGATGGTATTGACGCGAACTCTTTGGGCTGATAATCCATAACCACTAATATCAAAACTTGATAAAAAAGCCATTTTCACTCCTTAGATATTCTTTGAAGATTCCAAAGCGTAGGTAAAGATCCCTTTATGCTTTTTGAGGGCACTGACAAGGGCTTGATACATTACGCTGTTTTTTCCCATTTCACTTGTTTCTACATCCAAATCAACGCTATTTCCATCATTTCTAGCCATATGACCATCTCTGAAAAATAATGTCGCCAAGGATTGATCTTGATCACTTGGATTGATGTGTTGTGAATCTGTATGAGCCAATTGTAGTTTTAAGGGATTGGCTCCTTTTGCCTCTTTTTGGATTTCTTGAGCAAGATAAGATTCAAAATCAATATCGCGAGGTTTGTAAAAGGGTGTATCGACATTTGCGATGTTCCCTGCGATCAGATCTTGTCGCATTGAGCGAAAATCTAGCGCTTGGTGAGCATATTTATAAATGGGAGAAACTTCAATAAAGCTCATAATTTTGCCTTCTCTAGAATTTTTCATTCTAGAAGCAAAATTTATTCCAAAGTAGGGCTACTTTAGAGAATCTTTAATTTTTGAAAGAGTGGGATCCATTCTTGAAGTGAATGTGCTTGTTTTTCTAGTTCTTGAGTGGCTTCTGAG from Helicobacter kayseriensis encodes:
- the flgC gene encoding flagellar basal body rod protein FlgC; protein product: MAFLSSFDISGYGLSAQRVRVNTISSNIANANTTRTDEGGPYRRKEVIFKAINFDKLLNEKIAKENDFLGYEDPLDEGLKNEKANPALTSVVIDKIVRDDSNFKLKYDPSHPDADANGYVAYPNVNPVVEMADLIEATRAYQANVSAFQSAKTMASNAITMFQA
- the flgB gene encoding flagellar basal body rod protein FlgB — encoded protein: MSFIEVSPIYKYAHQALDFRSMRQDLIAGNIANVDTPFYKPRDIDFESYLAQEIQKEAKGANPLKLQLAHTDSQHINPSDQDQSLATLFFRDGHMARNDGNSVDLDVETSEMGKNSVMYQALVSALKKHKGIFTYALESSKNI